Proteins from a genomic interval of Tachyglossus aculeatus isolate mTacAcu1 chromosome 8, mTacAcu1.pri, whole genome shotgun sequence:
- the LKAAEAR1 gene encoding protein LKAAEAR1 isoform X2, whose product MPEAEEESKKEFSKHRRALTPKDLVTLSMQQMIRYHMFAEPSEFQNEAKLLPNCSFPEVHKRVLNLNTWQSRESEKERQAQQIGVLRAAEARNRIRALRLRYVQMRAQEIKYLIINQETAQAALRLEALLLPCLNPQKLPDSLDQNQN is encoded by the exons AtgccagaggcagaggaagagtcgaAGAAGGAATTCTCAAAACACCGCAGAGCACTGACCCCCAAGGACTTGGTGACTCTGTCAATGCAACAGATGATCCGATATCATATGTTTGCCGAGCCCAGTGAGTTCCAAAACGAGGCCAAATTACTGCCCAACTGCAGCTTCCCAGAAGTCCACAAGAGAGTTTTAAACCTGAACACCTGGCAATCTAGGGAGTCTGAGAAGGAAAGACAGGCACAGCAGATCGGGGTGCTGAGGGCCGCGGAGGCCCGGAACCGAATCCGTGCTCTGCGGCTGCGCTACGTCCAAATGAGG GCCCAAGAGATTAAGTACTTGATAATCAACCAGGAAACAGCGCAGGCCGCTCTGAGGTTGGAGGCGTTACTTCTGCCATGTCTGAACCCACAGAAGCTGCCGGACAGCTTGGAccaaaatcag AATTGA
- the LKAAEAR1 gene encoding protein LKAAEAR1 isoform X1 — protein sequence MPEAEEESKKEFSKHRRALTPKDLVTLSMQQMIRYHMFAEPSEFQNEAKLLPNCSFPEVHKRVLNLNTWQSRESEKERQAQQIGVLRAAEARNRIRALRLRYVQMRAQEIKYLIINQETAQAALRLEALLLPCLNPQKLPDSLDQNQRRRVESILEDTEGLTLMRRT from the exons AtgccagaggcagaggaagagtcgaAGAAGGAATTCTCAAAACACCGCAGAGCACTGACCCCCAAGGACTTGGTGACTCTGTCAATGCAACAGATGATCCGATATCATATGTTTGCCGAGCCCAGTGAGTTCCAAAACGAGGCCAAATTACTGCCCAACTGCAGCTTCCCAGAAGTCCACAAGAGAGTTTTAAACCTGAACACCTGGCAATCTAGGGAGTCTGAGAAGGAAAGACAGGCACAGCAGATCGGGGTGCTGAGGGCCGCGGAGGCCCGGAACCGAATCCGTGCTCTGCGGCTGCGCTACGTCCAAATGAGG GCCCAAGAGATTAAGTACTTGATAATCAACCAGGAAACAGCGCAGGCCGCTCTGAGGTTGGAGGCGTTACTTCTGCCATGTCTGAACCCACAGAAGCTGCCGGACAGCTTGGAccaaaatcag AGAAGACGAGTGGAATCCATCCTGGAAGACACTGAGGGCCTGACGTTAATGCGGAGGACCTGA